Within Williamwhitmania sp., the genomic segment GGGTAGAGCCTAGACTTGCCAAAGCGCGTGGTTACCGGTTGGTCGTCCCATAAATCTTCGCAAATGGTTATAGCCAACTTCTGACCTTTATAGCTAGTAGTATGGAACTCTTTGCATGGTTCAAAGTAACGGTACTCATCGAATATGTCGTAGGTGGGAAGCAACCCTTTATGGTGGATATCGGTAATACGACCTTCGGAAAGAAAAAAGGCAGAATTGAAGAGCTGCTTGCCAGAGCCTGCTGGGTTAATGGTTGGCCCACCAACAATTGCTGCAATTGTTTTGCAATCCGCTGCAAGGGAATTAATGGCTTGGCGACATTGCTCCACAAAATCCTCTCGTTCCAGCAAATCTTGCGGTGGATAGCCGCAAATGCTCAGCTCAGAAAAAACGGCAAGGTCAACTTTATTTTTTTCGGCTTCGGCTAGCGCTTGCCTTATTTGTTGAAGATTACCGTCAATGTTGTTTATGGTGTAGTTAAGCTGGTAAAGAGCAATTCTCATGTAAAAAAGGAGATTAGAACATTATTCCAACGCGTATCGAAACGCAGCTGTTTACGGCGTTATATTGTGACGATTTGAGCACATCGATGATGCCGTTGGAGTAGGTTACACCAAGTTGGAGTGCAGCGCTGCCACCCAATGAGTACTCGGCCCCTGCACCAATTTGATAGCTTGCTGTAAAGAAGTTTACCTCATCCTTAACATTTTCGTCCGAAACGCCCGCCTTATCTATATCCACTCTGGATCTCACCAAAATATGACCTGTAAAGCCGATGTGAGCATAGTAGGTGAAGTAGCCAATTTCGTTGGTGCAGAACTTTAGCCCGATGGGAACATCCAAATACTGGAGTTTATACATAACACCAGTTCCAGCAGCCAAATGATATAAGGAATCAGCGGTTGAGATGGTTACTGGTTCTTTATAGGTAAGCTGACCACCCAAGCCACTCAGCGATACCCCACTCAGGAAGGCATATCGTTTGGCGAAATATTTCTCCATAACCATTCCAACGTTAAAGTTGGTGCGAACTCCATCGGAGTTGAGCTTATTGTTGTCGGTTTTTAACCAGGAGAACTGGGGATCTGCAAAAATCCCAAATCGGTATTCTTGGGCAAACGAGGCGAAGGAAATAGAAAGAAGCAGCACAATAAGGTATGTTCTTTTCATAGTAGTCCTTTTTTATTTGATCTTGTTTCTCAGTTCTTTAAAAATGCATGGACTTGCTACTATTTAATAGGCAAATTTGCATTTTCTTCCACAAAGGTAACCAAAATTGAAAAGCATATTTGTTATTTTGATTTTTTGATTGGGCTTTTATTAACGACGTTTAACAGAGGTATATTTGCAATACCCTTATCTTTGAAGGAAATTTTAGAATACTTAGCATATGCGTTTTAGTTTACTTTTGGTGCTTTTTGCCTTGGCGCTTGCGTCGTGT encodes:
- a CDS encoding nitrilase-related carbon-nitrogen hydrolase, which encodes MRIALYQLNYTINNIDGNLQQIRQALAEAEKNKVDLAVFSELSICGYPPQDLLEREDFVEQCRQAINSLAADCKTIAAIVGGPTINPAGSGKQLFNSAFFLSEGRITDIHHKGLLPTYDIFDEYRYFEPCKEFHTTSYKGQKLAITICEDLWDDQPVTTRFGKSRLYPISPMEALSSQSPDIIINIAASPFSYDISHRRQEVFLNNVKRYNLPVIYVNQVGANTDLVFDGSSMVVNSIGEVVHQLKSFSNDSLTIDTEELDAMPPIPLNHDNRIEKIYSALVLGIRDYFSKMGFKKATLGLSGGIDS
- a CDS encoding porin family protein, with the translated sequence MKRTYLIVLLLSISFASFAQEYRFGIFADPQFSWLKTDNNKLNSDGVRTNFNVGMVMEKYFAKRYAFLSGVSLSGLGGQLTYKEPVTISTADSLYHLAAGTGVMYKLQYLDVPIGLKFCTNEIGYFTYYAHIGFTGHILVRSRVDIDKAGVSDENVKDEVNFFTASYQIGAGAEYSLGGSAALQLGVTYSNGIIDVLKSSQYNAVNSCVSIRVGIMF